The following coding sequences are from one Humulus lupulus chromosome X, drHumLupu1.1, whole genome shotgun sequence window:
- the LOC133803487 gene encoding 2,3-bisphosphoglycerate-dependent phosphoglycerate mutase 1-like, whose protein sequence is MATTAFQQTIGTFQSHGHINKPGLRKEIGDVAIRLPLKSFKLELGLGLSKRASFSRSLGVIKASASQSSVADQILSPSNKNSGEPRKKSKEAALILIRHGESLWNEKNLFTGCVDVPLTKKGVEEAIEAGKRISNIPIDMIYTSALIRAQMTAMLAMTQHRRRKVPIVIHNESEQARKWSQIFSEDTKKQSIPVVQAWQLNERMYGELQGLNKQETADRYGKEQVHEWRRSYDIPPPNGESLEMCAERAVAYFKDEIEPQLLSGKNVMIAAHGNSLRSIIMYLDKLTSQEVISLELSTGIPMLYIFKEGRFIRRGSPVAPSEAGVYAYTRTLALYRQKLDEMFA, encoded by the exons atggctACCACAGCATTTCAACAAACCATCGGGACCTTCCAATCCCATGGACACATAAATAAGCCAGGGCTTCGTAAAGAGATTGGTGATGTTGCCATTAGATTACCACTGAAGAGTTTTAAGCTCGAACTTGGACTTGGACTGTCGAAAAGAGCATCTTTCTCAAGAAGCCTTGGTGTCATTAAAGCCTCTGCCTCTCAATCTTCTGTGGCTGATCAAATTTTGTCACCCTCAAACAAAAACTCTGGCGAGCCTCGGAAGAAATCTA AAGAGGCAGCTTTGATTTTAATTCGACATGGCGAGTCCTTGTGGAACGAAAAGAACTTGTTCACGGGTTGTGTTGATGTGCCACTGACCAAAAAGGGTGTGGAAGAGGCCATTGAAGCTGGCAAGAGAATCAGTAATATACCTATTGACATGATCTATACATCTGCACTAATTCGAGCTCAGATGACTGCTATGCTTGCTATGACCCAACATCGTCGTAGAAAG GTGCCTATAGTTATACATAATGAGAGTGAGCAAGCGAGAAAATGGAGTCAAATTTTTAGTGAAGACACCAAAAAGCAGTCAATTCCAGTCGTGCAGGCTTGGCAATTGAATGAAAGAAT GTATGGGGAACTACAGGGCCTTAATAAACAGGAAACGGCAGATAGATATGGGAAGGAACAAGTTCATGAGTGGCGTAGGAGTTACGACATACCACCTCCAAACGGCGAGAGCTTGGAAATGTGTGCTGAAAGAGCTGTTGCTTATTTCAAAGATGAA ATTGAACCACAACTTCTATCCGGGAAAAATGTGATGATTGCTGCTCATGGGAATTCATTGAGGTCCATCATTATGTACCTTGACAAACTAACTTCCCAAGAG GTTATTAGTTTAGAATTATCAACTGGAATACCAATGCTTTACATTTTCAAAGAGGGAAGATTCATCAGGAGGGGAAGTCCTGTTGCACCTTCTGAGGCTGGTGTCTATGCCTATACCAGG ACCTTGGCTCTTTACAGACAGAAGTTAGACGAAATGTTTGCATAA
- the LOC133806645 gene encoding uncharacterized protein LOC133806645: MAASMITECGIQLVATTHGVTFKNLIMNPSLEMLAGRIQFTIREEKMVRTRGASSKKIPASQSRKVPSPLPPPSVSTAAPSVPAPASSVGKSCKSKARKKVFSLSHEHPMVFPDISADIVDVAPPSEVVVPSRAKDPSPLPIDSSMAARAKSKSVSSSSKAAAAGLLKLPLKPSQSKKNSVTPKRKLGLDASSSPLSAAKKKLKAHPPSLSSSESDPEEEKSESEATHDTTLSDETVPDNAESEAESDEPEKEDIVPSEQEAESDSDQIATPLTPKAKGKKPISDPTPSQKRSGVNFKPYSSIFCYNDNARDMVLYAQRKFIIERNYVLSDHRPYGVLTMLQDRKWTVFVRGHWFSFSPQDIALALHLPLDVEDDDDVASLDKDMVITELVGQKIVWPSNTVISVSNLTYTYAVLHKFATTNWKPTSHTATISFDMESFLYKVGTGLGINLALVIHDQVIGFRKGNRKNLNLPFPQVIYKVLSMQKKDLQRDQEDLVAPTTAASYKASAPPTEATAPPSSKKVKPQSLKIASDDIPHASSSVATDSGLVATEIAAVRASVDSLTARVMLIEGLQCSVLEAIQSLSKDPVV, from the exons ATGGCTGCTAGCATGATTACCGAATGTGGTATTCAACTAGTTGCCACTACTCATGGAGTCACATTTAAGAATTTGATAATGAATCCTTCCCTTGAAATGCTTGCAGGGAGAATACAG TTCACTATCAG AGAAGAAAAAATGGTTAGAACTCGTGGTGCTTCCTCCAAGAAGATCCCTGCTTCTCAATCCCGAAAGGTGCCATCTCCTTTGCCTCCTCCATCTGTGTCAACGGCGGCTCCATCTGTTCCAGCACCTGCCTCATCTGTTGGGAAATCTTGCAAATCCAAGGCGCGCAAGAAGGTATTTTCCCTCTCTCATGAACACCCCATGGTGTTTCCAGATATCTCGGCTGACATTGTCGATGTTGCACCACCATCTGAAGTGGTGGTGCCCTCTCGAGCCAAGGACCCATCTCCTCTTCCGATTGATTCTTCTATGGCGGCTAGGGCAAAATCAAAATCTGTTTCATCTTCTTCCAAAGCTGCTGCTGCTGGGTTGCTCAAATTGCCCTTGAAGCCGAGCCAGTCCAAGAAAAATTCTGTCACTCCCAAAAGGAAATTGGGGTTGGACGCGTCTTCTTCTCCCTTGTCTGCTGCCAAGAAAAAATTGAAGGCTCATCCCCCTTCTCTGTCTTCCTCCGAATCTGACCCTGAGGAAGAAAAGTCTGAATCTGAAGCAACCCATGATACCACCTTATCTGATGAAACGGTTCCTGACAATGCAGaatcagaggctgagtctgatgAGCCAGAAAAAGAAGACATTGTCCCCTCTGAACAAGAAGCCGAATCTGACTCAGACCAAATTGCAACTCCTTTGACACCCAAGGCTAAAGGGAAGAAACCTATTTCTGATCCTACACCTTCTCAAAAACGTTCAGGTGTAAATTTCAAACCTTACTCTTCCATTTTTTGCTATAATGATAATGCTCGTGATATGGTTCTATACGCTCAAAGGAAATTTATCATTGAGAGAAATTATGTCTTGAGTGATCATCGGCCCTATGGTGTGCTAACAATGCTTCAAGATCGAAAATGGACAG TGTTTGTTAGGGGCCATTGGTTCTCGTTTTCTCCTCAAGACATTGCCCTTGCTTTGCATCTTCCCCTTGATGTcgaggatgatgatgatgttgcctCTCTTGACAAGGACATGGTTATCACTGAATTGGTAGGGCAAAAAATCGTATGGCCATCTAATACAGTCATCTCGGTCTCCAATCTCACCTACACTTATGCTGTCCTCCATAAGTTTGCCACAACAAATTGGAAGCCCACTTCTCACACCGCCACTATCTCTTTTGATATGGAATCATTTTTGTACAAGGTGGGGACCGGTCTTGGTATAAATTTGGCTTTGGTTATTCATGATCAAGTCATTGGGTTTCGCAAAGGTAATAGGAAAAACTTGAATCTTCCTTTTCCTCaagttatttataaagtgttgagtaTGCAGAAAAAAGATCTCCAACGTGATCAAGAAGACTTGGTGGCACCCACTACTGCTGCTTCCTACAAGGCCTCTGCTCCTCCTACTGAAGCCACTGCTCCTCCATCCTCCAAGAAAGTCAAGCCTCAATCTCTGAAGATTGCCTCGGATGACATTCCTCATGCCTCCTCCTCTGTTGCCACAGATTCAGGACTTGTTGCAACAGAAATAGCTGCTGTTCGCGCCTCTGTTGATTCTTTGACTGCTCGAGTGATGTTAATTGAAGGACTGCAATGTTCTGTGTTGGAGGCTATTCAATCCCTGTCCAAAGATCCAGTCGTTTAA